Proteins encoded within one genomic window of Panicum virgatum strain AP13 chromosome 1N, P.virgatum_v5, whole genome shotgun sequence:
- the LOC120656810 gene encoding protein REVEILLE 6-like, whose translation MVSASTPPPLPPPSDAAGSGEDASKKVRKPYTITKSRENWTEQEHDKFLEALQLFDRDWKKIEAFVGSKTVIQIRSHAQKYFLKVQKNGTSEHVPPPRPKRKAAHPYPQKASKNEPNYGLKTDSSSIHRNSGMNVTVSSWAVSSIPPAVASSMMKEDLGPGTLGPNNFCSSSTEVPPRTWQPGEANDQINQVPSLRLMPDFAQVYSFLGSVFDPSTSGHLQKLKEMNPIDVETALLLMRNLSINLTSPDFEDQRKLLSSYSTSDGLELGSSRSSALATSRPFMIKGE comes from the exons ATGGTCTCCgccagcacgccgccgccgctgccgccgccgtccgacgCGGCCGGGTCGGGGGAGGACGCCAGCAAGAAGGTGCGGAAGCCGTACACCATCACCAAGTCGCGGGAGAACTGGACGGAGCAGGAGCACGACAAGTTCCTCGAGGCCCTGCAGCT CTTTGACCGTGACTGGAAGAAGATAGAGGCTTTTGTTGGCTCCAAGACTGTCATACAG ATAAGGAGCCATGCACAGAAGTACTTTTTGAAGGTTCAGAAAAATGGAACCAGCGAACATGTCCCACCTCCACGGCCAAAGCGAAAAGCTGCTCATCCATATCCTCAGAAGGCCTCTAAGAATG AACCAAACTATGGACTTAAGACAGATTCATCTTCCATCCATAGGAACTCTGGCATGAATGTGACTGTTTCTTCATGGGCTGTTAGTTCCATCCCACCAGCCGTTGCCTCGTCGATGATGAAAG AAGATTTGGGTCCTGGAACTCTGGGTCCAAACAATTTTTGCTCAAGCAGTACTGAAGTCCCTCCAAGGACGTGGCAACCTGGTGAAGCAAATGATCAAATAAATCAAGTTCCGTCACTTCGCC TTATGCCGGATTTTGCGCAAGTGTACAGCTTCTTAGGTAGTGTTTTTGATCCAAGCACGAGTGGTCATTTGCAGAAACTTAAGGAGATGAATCCAATTGATGTTGAAACG GCATTGTTGTTGATGAGGAATCTCTCCATCAATTTGACCAGTCCTGATTTTGAAGATCAA AGGAAGTTGCTGTCCTCATATAGCACTTCTGATGGACTTGAGCTAGGGAGTTCCAGGAGTTCAGCTCTAGCGACGAGTAGACCTTTCAT GATTAAAGGTGAATAG